The following proteins come from a genomic window of Palaemon carinicauda isolate YSFRI2023 chromosome 12, ASM3689809v2, whole genome shotgun sequence:
- the LOC137651009 gene encoding uncharacterized protein — translation MRLTRYDVEYQYNSGKSLLLGDTLSRACPKEENRDTLVRMIDSLKNYPDSILKEVRDATTNNEELQELLSVIKEGWPDRKDIIPELLKPYFDFRDSMSYQDGIIPKGTLILIPRKLRDSIKMKLHVAHLGYNSMMRRARDAIFWPGMSKE, via the coding sequence ATGAGGTTGACCCGGTACGACGTCGAATATCAGTACAATAGCGGAAAAAGCCTATTGTTAGGCGATACCCTTAGCAGGGCCTGCccaaaagaggaaaatagagaCACATTGGTAAGGATGATAGATTCACTGAAAAATTACCCTGATTCAATTTTAAAGGAAGTGAGAGACGCCACCACAAACAACGAAGAGCTGCAAGAATTATTGTCTGTAATCAAGGAAGGTTGGCCTGATCGCAAAGACATAATTCCCGAATTATTAAAACCTTACTTCGATTTTAGAGATTCCATGAGTTACCAAGACGGCATCATTCCAAAGGGAACTCTTATACTGATTCCTCGTAAACTACGAGATTCAATCAAAATGAAGCTTCATGTAGCTCACCTTGGCTATAATAGCATGATGCGACGAGCAAGAGATGCAATATTTTGGCCAGGGATGTCGAAAGAATAA